GTTGGGTGGCAAAGCTGGTATTCCTTACATTACCGAAGGTTCAGCTGAAAGTAATCTGCAAATTGAGGTGAAGTGTAAGTTTCCAGAAAAACAACAACTTGATTTACAGTAACTGCAAAAAATTATCCGCGCAGTCTAGGGGTAGGCAATGCCCATTAAACACCCAACTTCCCTATATTTATTCTCTTATTAACCAAACGTAATTGGTGCGATCGCTTCAAATGCTTCACCCAAGATTGATCTGACAACTGGGAAATGGCATTGGGCGACAGGGTTGCAGTGAAAATATCTTTACCACTGGTAACACCACTAACGCCTAAACTTTCTAAAACAGCGATCGCGGCAGAGTCTAATATTGGTTCCGTATGGATGAAAACTACTAAACTCGGTTCCTCTGAATTTTGAACATTATTCAGTGCTGTAGCAAGAGCGGCATCTAGTTTCTGATAATTCATCAGCAATTCCTTGGTAAAAAGGGTAGGCTATTATTACCTACCCTAACTTATCAAAGTTATAGGTTTTTATCGCCTACCCTTGTGCAGAAATAATATCTACCTATCTCAGCCCAATTACAGATTTAAGGCATTAATCACTCCATAACCCCATTTCTCATCAAATGTACCTGCGGGTTTTTCGGGAATTGTACTATTTTTACGTAGCAACTCTTTCACAGCAGCCGGGTCGAGTTGAGAATCTCGCTGCAACAACAGTGCTACCAACCCAGTGACAAAGGGTGTCGCCATACTCGTACCAGCCATTACCACAAACTTGGAATTAATCATCGATGAGCGGTCAAAACTGGCATCGGCGGAAAGGGTGGAAACAATCATTGCTCCTGGTGCTGCTATATCAGGCTTATGACCATCATTGCGTAGAGGCCCTTCACTACTGAATTCCGAAATAGTATGCAATTCTAAGCCCATTTCTTGCACTTTGTTATCAATATCTGTGTACTTAGTTTTAGTAGTATAGGCGGCAACTGTAATTGCACTGCTGGCGGCTCCTGGCGAACCGATTTTTACCGCATCTTTCACACTTTTACCTGTGAAAAACACTGAGGAAGTGTCATCTAATGTCCACACATCTAAACGTGTGTCAGTTGCAGAAGTGTTGCGGACTCGCAGTTGCCAAATACCTCCCATGACTGGCGAGGGGTCAATACCCCGGATTTGCACAAAGAAATTATGGTCGCCGTTGGCTTTATCTGGCGCTGGTGTTGCTAATTGCACCCGTGCATCCGGCAACTGGTAATCTTGTGCAGCATTACCCTCAGTGATTATTTTTTGGAAGGGGGTAACAAAACCGTTAGGACTCCGCACAGATACTTCCAACTCACTGTCTTTGGAATACCAAGCGTTTAACCAAACTATGCCTATTTGATTCAAAGGAACATTAAAGCGCATACCACGAGTGCGTCCACTGGGTATTGTCGCTTGTCCATGAATGTTATCGTTTCCTTCGTTACCCGCAGCACAACAAACAATTCTTCCTGGGCCAGTTTCCGCATCGATGACTTTGGATAAAGAATCACTACCATCATGGGCATCAGCGTGTCCACCCAAGCTGAGATTTACCACGGCTGGCCGTCCCAACTCTCTGGCAACTCGGAAAATGTAACGCACTCCATCAGCTATGTGAGCATCCTGTAAATCTGACCTGACGATGACTAATTCTGCTTCTGGTGCAACACCGCTATAGCTAGCATCTGCACCGGCGGCAATGCCGGCAACATGAGTACCATGACCCCCAGTATCTTGAGAGATTGTCAGTTGCGCTCCCGTAACTTCCGCCCCATAACCGCCTTCTATCACTCCTGGGCCTGGCAGTGTTTGATCCCAAATGTGTAAAATTCGTCCCGCAAAGGCGGGGTGTTTCGGATCGATGCCACTGTCTATAATGCCAATGATGACTCCTTTTCCGGTCAGTCCGCTTTTGTTCTGGAACTCAGGTAGTTTGACCGTTTCCATTGCAGTGTCCATCCTCAAATGAAGTTTGCGTGATGGCTTGATGCGATGGATGATATCTTCTTCAGATAAGACATCTAAACTCTCTATCGGTAAAAAAGCCGTCCGCACACTTCCAGAGTTTTGATTGACTTCAATGTTATATTGTGATAAATAACTTAAGTCTGCATCAGGGTTACAGTAAATAAAAACGACGCTTTTGGTAGGCTTGACTGGGCTTTTGTGGGCAATGATGCCAAGCGATCGCTTGTGTGTAACTAAAGCTTTATCCCCTTCATTTTGATAGTCTTGAAATGCCAAAAGTAATCCGGGAGAAAGTTTTTCGTGTCTCATTTTTACCTCAAATTCAATTTATTGACAGTCAGACTATTTTGGATTTTGGATTGATTTCACTTAAGTAAGTCGGCGTGAAAATTTCAATGTATATCATTGCGAATGTAACGAAGTGGAATGAAGCAATTGCAAAGGTCTTGTGGTTTTTGCATTCTGTTACATGGTTAGGTTTATTTGTACCGACTTACTTACCAAACTACAAATTAGCCCATCACACAACTCTTTAAAAGGGCTAGTCCTATATGTAATAACAAAGACGCAAAGAATTCCTTTGCGTCTTTAGCGTGAGATTTAAAAATGGACATTCTTACCGTTATATTTCTCCATATACTTAAACTTGCTCCCGCCAGCACCAGCTTAAAAGTGTGCCACAAGCTGCCAGTTTAACTATTTCTAGTAGCCAATAACTGCCATGTAGTAAATTCATTGTCAATGGAATAGCAGTTTCAAATAGGTTGAGGTGAACTCCTATAGCGGACATTTGTGGAGTTAATAAATAGGTATCGAACATAGCTATAGTTAGCAGAAGCATAGATAAAATAATACTGCTAATACGCCAACGATATCCGGTTTTGCTCAAAGCTAATACTCCAGTCAATACTACGGCAGCAGATAATAACTCCATTCGATTGAAGTTCCAAAAAATCGTATAGCCTACTGTCGTAAAACTAGCTTGACTCATCATGCCAGAAATATAAAGACTAGGCATAATTACCCAATCTAAAACTAGACTAGCACTGAGCCAAAAGCCCAAAGTCAATATGATAGCGGTTTGCCAAGTTGGCCGTTTAAATTCAAGGTTAGAAATAGCAGTCATAAAATAATTGCGTGTGTTGTATTCTTAGTCTCTAACTTCACTAACAGTTTGACAAGAAATATCAACTAACCTTTACAAAGCGATCGCTCTTATATTCTGAATTAAATCCCAAGATTTTTTAACCTTAATTGAGAAATATTAAGATTTTTGAAAAAGTAATTTAAATAGATTTTTTTGGTGAGAGTAATTAAAATTATGGGCTTTTTGCTCTAATAGCTGCAACCAGAATTCAGATCGGGAACAGCGTCAGCGTCGCATCTGTCCTATCCTGGAGATGGGTAGTGTTGTGGGTGAGAGTGTGTTTTTCAGCGTTGTGATACCGACTTATAATCGCCAACCAATTTTAGAAAAATGCCTCCGCGCCTTGGAGGTGCAGGAGTTAAGTCAGCCAAATTCGGTTACTGGTTACGAAGTTGTCTTAGTAGATGATGGTTCTACTGATGGCACATTGCATTGGTTGGCAGAACACAAAGAAGAGTTTCCCCACGTACGATGGTTTCAGCAAGACCATGCAGGCCCGGCTGCGGCTCGAAATTTGGGGGTAGAACAGGCGTTGGGAGACACCATTATCTTTATTGATAGCGATCTGGTGGTGTTGGAGAACTTCTTGCAAGCTCATGCTGAAGCCCTAATAGAGGGACAAGAGAAATTAAGGAGCGATCGCTTTTTCACTTATGGCGCAGTTATTAATACTTGTAATTTCGACAAACCAACGGCTGAACCCTACAAAGTAACAGATTTTTCAGCAGCTTTTTTTGCTACTGGAAATGTGGCAATTCCTAAACATTGGTTAGAGAAAGCTGGACTATTTGATACCAGTTTTCAACTCTATGGTTGGGAAGATTTAGAATTAGGTGTGAGGCTCAAACAATTAGGTCTGAAACTAATTAAATGTCCAGAAGCCGTTGGATATCACTGGCATGCAGCATTTAATTTAGAGCAAATTCCCCGATTGATTGACCAAGAAATTCAACGCGGAAGGATGGGAGTTTTATTTTATCAAAAGCATCCCACATGGGAGGTGCGAATGATGATTCAAATGACTTGGCTGCATCGCTTGCTTTGGGGAATTTTATCACTTAACGGCGCACTAAATGAGCGGACAATGGCTCCGTTTTTGCAATGGCTAATTAACTTAGGTAAACCACAATTAGCTTTAGAGGTTGCCCGGATTTTCCTCAACTGGTACAACGTGAAAGGTGTATATGAAGCCTATACTCAAATGCAGCAAGTATCATCTTAAATAATTCGTAATTCGTAATACTCCCCAAAGGCGAGAAGCGAGCTACCTATTTTTGTGTCATACATTTTGCATGACTTTTTAACTCCTAAAAAGGCACAAAGTCAACAGCCTAGTACCGCAGGGCGGAATTAAAAATTAAAAATTAAAAACGAATACAGCATGAGGGTTTCATTGATTTGGAATGGGTGGTTTATTTCCGCCGCACTGTACTAGGTTAGGGGTATTATTCGACAGATAGACAGCTAACCCAATGGTATTGAGTTCTGTCGGATTTAAATCTGATTATAAACGGTTAAAATTAGCCATTGAAAACGCGACTGCGCCATTTATTCAACCGGGCTTCTCCAATTGTGGCAGACCGCCGGGCATCAGCAACTTGCTCTTGTAAAGCTGCAATCTGTTTTGCTTGCGCGTCAGCTTGCTGTTGCAAAGATGTATATTCGCCTGTGGTGGTGGTGAAACTGGAAGTCTGCCAACTACTACTAAATTTTGTTGTACCAATGCTGGCAAATGGTCGTAAGTCTGCTAGTTGTTGTTGCAAAGTTGCAATCTGACTTTCTTGGTCTTGAATCTTTTGCCGCAAGCCTTGTTCGGCTTCTGTACGAACTGCAATCAAAGTATTAACTGGAGCAGCAGTTTCTGGTTTCGGCTTGAATATATCAGCAAGGATTGCACTCACATCTGTGGGTTTCTGTTTACCGTAAGGAGTATTGTTAATTAGCGATCGCACCAGTTGAGGTTTATTATTGGTTGCTAGGTTCTTATCACTGCTAGAATTACTCCGCAGCAGTTGGAGCATATTGCTAAATTCTAATATCTTTTTGCCCGTCTGGGTTTTGTAGCCCCGGTAATATGGTACTATATTCTCTCCAAAGGCATTTAAATATTCGTCGCTATCCAGATAAGAATCAATATCTGCTTCAAAACCCTGCTCATCAAGAATATGGCTGTGATATGTCGTCTCAGAATAGTCATCGGGAGCGCGACCTAGCAGGTGTTTGAAGTTCAGTTCAATAGCCCGGTAACGGTAAACGTTATCAAAAAATCTAGAGCGATACAACTCTGATTTGGCAACTTGACGGACAAACTCACGGACATCAATTATACCTTGCTTGAGTTGGGATTCAGGAACGAGCGGCCGCTCACTTTCCATAATGTAGGCATTACCCAACACTTGCCGATAAACTGCCCGAATTACAATTTCAATGTCATCTATTGAAGCAGTAGTCCACAGTTCTATAGGTTCTGTTTGGGGAAATGCTTGATATTGTTGTCGTCTGGTTTGGTCGTCGATGAAGGTTTGCATAGGATTAATATGGGTAGGAGTTAGAAAAAATAAAATTTCTGTAGGTAAGCTAATGCATTGCTTTGTGTCATTAATTTTGATCGGGGAATAAGTTCGTAGTCAGGACTTTAGTCCTGGATTTTTAAGCACTGAAGTACTTACTACAAACTCTTGAAGAAGGCATCTATGCTGAGGGCAGAGGGCAGAAGGAACTTTTTCGTTGGGGATTCAGACCCCAACCAATTGTAAGCACCGTATAGACGGTGGGGTTTTATACCCAAGTTCGGTTCGGTCACAGGCAGAGGGAGGAGGCAGTATTCCCTTCTGCCTTCTGCCTCCTGCCCTCTGCCTTTCTTGATAAAAATTAATGGGATAGACCATTAGATAAAGTCGAGCTTAGGCTAAAGCCGTAACACACTCTACTTCAGATTTACTAATTAACTGGATATTAATATAAGCTATCAAGTTTTGGGGAGTTTTTTAGTTACATTTTCTAACAAACTTAGACGGCTAACTGGTAATAAGTAACGGCTAATCATAAAAAACAATTAGCAATTAAACATTAACAGTTAGCCGTCAACCCTCTTAAGGAGTATTTAAAATTCAAAACTTAATTTTGAATTGGTGTGTAGACACCGCTGGGAAGCATTTTTGCAGTATAGGAACTCTCAAGTGCGCTCATCAAATCTAGTGTAGAAACCACCGTATTTTATCCAGTATTGTTTCAAAGTATGATGAGGCGTATGTAAACTAGCTTTTGCTTGATATAAAATCACTTGGCGATGATCGCCCATCCAAATTTTATTAATGGGGTCAACGGATATTACTGTCCCTCCTAAAGAAGCAACACATTCAGAAAATCTTTCAATGGTCGTATATTCTAATGTCTCGAATATAAAAAAGTTACCCGAACAGATTAAGTGGCGACTGCGAATCCAACAGCGCATCTTTTTTTCAGCCTGTGGAGGTAACATTTTATATTTAACAGATTCAAGCTGAATCAACATAATGCTCTCACCGCTGGTAATTCATCAGCAAAACTTTCCCGTTTTTCAAACTGTAAGGGGCCAGCAGTTGAACCCCATATTTGCTTGTGGGTTTCAATATCCATCCCTTTATCTAGACTTATCCAAGTATGCTCAGTTATTTCTACTTCGCTGACAAGATATGTCTGGCATCCATTGCGCTTAATCAGACATTGATTACCTGGTTCCACACTCCCGCGAAACATTTCACCCTCTCGCTGAAAAACCATTGAACAGTGATAACGCCGTTCTATGCTTTCTGGGGTGATGGTTTTGAGGATATCTAATTCACGAGCCGCACCTGCATAAAGCATCTGGTCTTTTAAGCTGTAATTTTCGATATAAATGCGATCGCCATCATCCACGAGTCTATGTACTCCCTGGCGATAGGGTGTCCATAAATCGTGGTCATAAGCTTGTTCTGAATAAAAACCGATGGTAGAAAAAAATTCAATCGGTAAAGGACGAAAAAAAATGTGAATGTGGGCATAAAGTTGCGGATTTGCAAAAGATTGCTTGTAGTTGCTAAAATCTCCTGCCATCCAACAGGCTAAGGTGAGCAAATCGCTAGCGTTGGTGCTAGATTCACTGGGCGCTATCGTCACGTCGCTTCGCTCCAAATTCAAAATTCAAAATTCTCATAAATTTATTTATGAGCTTGTATCCTTTTATGTTGTAACCTGATATTGCTAACTGGTTGAATTAGACAAAGAGCGAATCTCTGAAGAAAAGGAAGCTGTTGTCACGCCTTTACCATCACTGGTTTTAATTGTCGCTACGCGAAATCGCAGATTTGGGGTAGCAAACCAAATTCGCTCCTCAGCAGCAGCGAGTTCATAAGCTGTCACCAGGGTAAAAATACCATCATCACTCAGATGATATTTACCTACTGCGGGGATTGTTTCGGCGTATCCTTTGTCACGGAGGAGTTTTCCTTTAGAAGGATTTTCGATATCGGGAA
This Nostoc sp. KVJ3 DNA region includes the following protein-coding sequences:
- a CDS encoding phycobilisome rod-core linker polypeptide, with translation MQTFIDDQTRRQQYQAFPQTEPIELWTTASIDDIEIVIRAVYRQVLGNAYIMESERPLVPESQLKQGIIDVREFVRQVAKSELYRSRFFDNVYRYRAIELNFKHLLGRAPDDYSETTYHSHILDEQGFEADIDSYLDSDEYLNAFGENIVPYYRGYKTQTGKKILEFSNMLQLLRSNSSSDKNLATNNKPQLVRSLINNTPYGKQKPTDVSAILADIFKPKPETAAPVNTLIAVRTEAEQGLRQKIQDQESQIATLQQQLADLRPFASIGTTKFSSSWQTSSFTTTTGEYTSLQQQADAQAKQIAALQEQVADARRSATIGEARLNKWRSRVFNG
- a CDS encoding glycosyltransferase family 2 protein, producing the protein MGSVVGESVFFSVVIPTYNRQPILEKCLRALEVQELSQPNSVTGYEVVLVDDGSTDGTLHWLAEHKEEFPHVRWFQQDHAGPAAARNLGVEQALGDTIIFIDSDLVVLENFLQAHAEALIEGQEKLRSDRFFTYGAVINTCNFDKPTAEPYKVTDFSAAFFATGNVAIPKHWLEKAGLFDTSFQLYGWEDLELGVRLKQLGLKLIKCPEAVGYHWHAAFNLEQIPRLIDQEIQRGRMGVLFYQKHPTWEVRMMIQMTWLHRLLWGILSLNGALNERTMAPFLQWLINLGKPQLALEVARIFLNWYNVKGVYEAYTQMQQVSS
- a CDS encoding phycobiliprotein lyase, with protein sequence MEITEFFELSIGRWRSQRSGHHLAFAHFEQVLSNIDIESLSTDDPAVLAICKLYDSNPATITHPFRMTWEGQSDWDDKAISGSTVLVPIPDIENPSKGKLLRDKGYAETIPAVGKYHLSDDGIFTLVTAYELAAAEERIWFATPNLRFRVATIKTSDGKGVTTASFSSEIRSLSNSTS
- a CDS encoding CpeR family transcriptional regulator produces the protein MLIQLESVKYKMLPPQAEKKMRCWIRSRHLICSGNFFIFETLEYTTIERFSECVASLGGTVISVDPINKIWMGDHRQVILYQAKASLHTPHHTLKQYWIKYGGFYTRFDERT
- a CDS encoding chromophore lyase CpcT/CpeT, whose amino-acid sequence is MTIAPSESSTNASDLLTLACWMAGDFSNYKQSFANPQLYAHIHIFFRPLPIEFFSTIGFYSEQAYDHDLWTPYRQGVHRLVDDGDRIYIENYSLKDQMLYAGAARELDILKTITPESIERRYHCSMVFQREGEMFRGSVEPGNQCLIKRNGCQTYLVSEVEITEHTWISLDKGMDIETHKQIWGSTAGPLQFEKRESFADELPAVRALC
- a CDS encoding S8 family peptidase — encoded protein: MRHEKLSPGLLLAFQDYQNEGDKALVTHKRSLGIIAHKSPVKPTKSVVFIYCNPDADLSYLSQYNIEVNQNSGSVRTAFLPIESLDVLSEEDIIHRIKPSRKLHLRMDTAMETVKLPEFQNKSGLTGKGVIIGIIDSGIDPKHPAFAGRILHIWDQTLPGPGVIEGGYGAEVTGAQLTISQDTGGHGTHVAGIAAGADASYSGVAPEAELVIVRSDLQDAHIADGVRYIFRVARELGRPAVVNLSLGGHADAHDGSDSLSKVIDAETGPGRIVCCAAGNEGNDNIHGQATIPSGRTRGMRFNVPLNQIGIVWLNAWYSKDSELEVSVRSPNGFVTPFQKIITEGNAAQDYQLPDARVQLATPAPDKANGDHNFFVQIRGIDPSPVMGGIWQLRVRNTSATDTRLDVWTLDDTSSVFFTGKSVKDAVKIGSPGAASSAITVAAYTTKTKYTDIDNKVQEMGLELHTISEFSSEGPLRNDGHKPDIAAPGAMIVSTLSADASFDRSSMINSKFVVMAGTSMATPFVTGLVALLLQRDSQLDPAAVKELLRKNSTIPEKPAGTFDEKWGYGVINALNL